In the genome of Magnolia sinica isolate HGM2019 chromosome 2, MsV1, whole genome shotgun sequence, one region contains:
- the LOC131237072 gene encoding probable cytokinin riboside 5'-monophosphate phosphoribohydrolase LOGL10 — MEGEKKTIKSRFKKVCVFCGSSTGKRNCYRDAAIELGKELVSRKVDLVYGGGSIGLMGLVSQAVHGGGGHVLGIIPKTLMSKEITGETVGEVRPVADMHQRKAEMARHSDAFIALPGGYGTLEELLEVITWAQLGIHDKPVGLLNVDGFYNSLLTFIDKAVDDGFIKPSQRNIIVSAPNAKELVQKLEEYVPVHVGVVSKLRWEMEQVGYNASLHAGMAR; from the exons atggaaggGGAGAAGAAAACGATCAAATCCAGATTCAAGAAGGTTTGCGTCTTCTGTGGCAGTAGCACTGGGAAGAGAAACTGCTACAGAGATGCTGCTATTGAACTGGGAAAAGAGCTG GTTTCTAGGAAGGTGGATTTGGTTTATGGTGGTGGGAGTATTGGACTGATGGGGCTGGTTTCTCAAGCTGTTCATGGAGGAGGAGGACATGTTTTAGG GATCATACCCAAGACTCTCATGTCTAAAGAG ATTACAGGAGAAACAGTGGGAGAGGTAAGACCAGTAGCCGACATGCATCAAAGAAAGGCAGAGATGGCACGTCATTCAGACGCTTTCATTGCCTTACCAG GTGGATATGGAACTTTAGAAGAACTTCTGGAAGTCATTACATGGGCTCAGCTGGGAATCCATGACAAACCC GTGGGCCTTCTCAATGTGGACGGCTTTTACAACTCTCTGCTGACATTCATCGACAAAGCAGTAGACGACGGCTTCATCAAGCCCTCTCAACGCAACATAATCGTGTCTGCGCCAAACGCCAAAGAGCTGGTGCAGAAACTGGAG GAATACGTGCCTGTACATGTAGGAGTCGTATCGAAGCTGAGGTGGGAGATGGAGCAGGTTGGTTATAATGCTTCTTTGCATGCAGGGATGGCTCGTTAG